From a region of the Betta splendens chromosome 5, fBetSpl5.4, whole genome shotgun sequence genome:
- the LOC129604149 gene encoding protein ATP6V1FNB produces the protein MRYLLTTQSQGCYREQIQKEMLTRLAWRSRYASLYPSCSLPQQLSREPPPPADPRPVLPPPARTEGGQSHLPPPPHPPARTEGGQSHLPPPHPHPPARTEGGQSHLPPPHPHLPPPHPPARTEGGHCHLQPPHPHPPALSEEGDEKLTDTSIMRPASPQTRHTLYQDSSHHGRGRSLYLQRRGRIRPEERFQFPLLSSWEYGWRLGDYSLNYRTPSCARSPVVKNAFYARNGVFHSASATDALG, from the exons ATGCGGTACCTGCTGACCACCCAGAGCCAGGGCTGCTACAGGGAGCAGATCCAGAAGGAGATGCTGACCCGTCTGGCCTGGAGGAGCCGCTACGCCAGCCTCTACCCGTCCTGTTCGCtgcctcagcagctcagcagggagccgccgccgcccgctgaCCCCAG GCctgtcctgcctcctcctgccagGACAGAGGGGGGGCAGagccaccttcctcctcctcctcatcctcctgccAGGACAGAGGGGGGGCAGagccaccttcctcctcctcatcctcatcctcctgccAGGACAGAGGGGGGGCAGagccaccttcctcctcctcatcctcatcttcctcctcctcatcctcctgccAGGACAGAGGGGGGGCACTGCCACCTtcaacctcctcatcctcatcctcctgcctTGTCTGAGGAAGGAGACGAGAAGCTGACTGACACCAGCATCATGAGGCCCGCGTCTCCACAGACCAGGCACACTCTCTATCAGGACTCCTCTCACCAT GGGAGAGGACGGAGTCTGTACCTGCAGAGACGTGGTCGGATCAGACCCGAGGAGAGGTTCCAGTTCCCCCTGCTGTCGTCCTGGGAGTACGGATGGAGGCTGG GAGACTACTCCCTGAACTACAGAACCCCGTCCTGCGCGCGGTCTCCGGTGGTGAAGAACGCTTTCTACGCCCGCAACGGCGTGTTCCACAGCGCGTCCGCTACCGACGCGCTGGGCTGA
- the LOC114855989 gene encoding complement C1q subcomponent subunit B-like: MAPQRMRRSAALLLLLLHVAPITSQTCGAVPGIPGVPGTHGPNGPDGPKGDKGDAGESAHSVKGQKGQHGMRGPPGRPGLKGDVGLPGPAGPVGQTGARGKPFIDSSLQRMYFSRKCILTQRPELNANLAFNREILPELESELQGERLESGMFTCSVRGVYFFTYHISAKNRVCVNLMKGSLVHMAQCDHFKGFVVSSGSALLELEVGDTVSLQATPHTNLAMNQNSATHLFTGFLIFST, encoded by the exons ATG gctccCCAGAGGATGCGCCGCAGcgccgctctgctgctgctcctgctccacgtCGCCCCCATCACCTCGCAGACGTGTGGAGCCGTGCCGGGGATTCCTGGGGTCCCAGGGACCCACGGGCCCAACGGCCCCGACGGCCCCAAAGGAGACAAAGGGGACGCAG GTGAGTCCGCTCACTCCGTCAAAGGCCAGAAGGGGCAGCACGGCATGCGGGGCCCCCCCGGCCGGCCCGGCTTGAAGGGGGACGTGGGTCTGCCGGGACCTGCGGGACCTGTGGGACAGACGGGAGCGAGGGGAAAACCCTTCATCGACTCGTCGCTGCAGAGGATGTACTTCTCcaggaaatgcattttaacACAAAGGCCAGAACTCAACGCGAACCTCGCCTTCAACAG GGAGATTTTGCCGGAGCTGGAGTCGGAGCTTCAGGGGGAACGTCTGGAGAGCGGCATGTTCACCTGCAGCGTGAGGGGCGTCTACTTCTTCACCTACCACATATCAGCCAAGAACAGA GTGTGCGTGAACCTGATGAAAGGCAGCCTCGTGCACATGGCGCAGTGCGACCACTTCAAGGGCTTCGTGGTCTCCTCCGGCTCcgcgctgctggagctggaggtgggagacaCCGTATCGCTGCAGGCGACGCCACACACCAACCTGGCCATGAACCAGAACAGTGCCACCCATCTCTTCACCGGCTTCCTCATCTTCTCCACATGA
- the LOC114855982 gene encoding complement C1q subcomponent subunit C-like isoform X1, translated as MLHLRFLLFGALLSLTVTPLVAMETCPAGGMPGIPGIPGMPGRDGRDGEKGQKGESGVVRADGFGPHRGERGEPGPKGFDGKRGESGDPGEPGDPGVTGPPGPPGEYGSAGVQQKAAFSVARGTSEFPAVGSVIRFTNVITNINNDYDTETGRFRCRVPGTYYFVFHASTVNKLCVLLKLDGAEVTSFCDTRSSRRQRPPVSPGDVGRTGRVRVQGAGAVAGDQGLRRDDGEARGLQHLLRLPAARALRTEPLPLTVPVLTQIRFKV; from the exons ATGCTACATCTTCGGTTTCTTCTTTTCGGGGCCCTGCTCTCGCTGACTGTTACCCCacttgttgccatggagacctgCCCAGCAGGAGGGATGCCTGGGATCCCAG GTATTCCTGGAATGCCGGGCAGAGATGGTCGTGATGGAGAGAAAGGCCAGAAAGGAGAGTCAG GAGTGGTGCGGGCGGACGGCTTTGGGCCAcacaggggggagagaggggagccgGGGCCCAAGGGCTTCGACGGTAAACGTGGTGAGAGCGGGGATCCGGGTGAACCTGGGGACCCCGGGGTGACCGGACCTCCAGGACCACCCGGAGAATACGG AAGTGCTGGAGTTCAGCAGAAGGCGGCGTTCAGCGTGGCCAGAGGGACGTCCGAGTTCCCGGCCGTCGGCAGCGTCATCCGCTTCACCAACGTCATCACCAACATCAACAACGACTACGACACGGAAACAGGGCGCTTCCG GTGCCGCGTCCCAGGAACGTATTACTTCGTGTTCCACGCCTCCACAGTGAACAaactgtgtgtgctgctgaaaCTGGACGGCGCTGAGGTCACGTCCTTCTGCGACACCcgaagcagcaggagacag CGTCCGCCTGTGTCTCCAGGTGACGTCGGGAGGACTGGCCGTGTACGTGTCCAGGGAGCAGGAGCTGTGGCTGGAGACCAAGGACTACGCAGGGATGACGGGGAAGCGCGAGGGCTTCAGCATCTTCTCCGGCTTCCTGCTGCGCGCGCACTGAGGACGGAACCGCTGCCGCTCACGGTCCCAGTTTTAACACAGATCAGGTTTAAAGTGTAA
- the LOC114855982 gene encoding complement C1q subcomponent subunit C-like isoform X2: MLHLRFLLFGALLSLTVTPLVAMETCPAGGMPGIPGIPGMPGRDGRDGEKGQKGESGVVRADGFGPHRGERGEPGPKGFDGKRGESGDPGEPGDPGVTGPPGPPGEYGAGVQQKAAFSVARGTSEFPAVGSVIRFTNVITNINNDYDTETGRFRCRVPGTYYFVFHASTVNKLCVLLKLDGAEVTSFCDTRSSRRQRPPVSPGDVGRTGRVRVQGAGAVAGDQGLRRDDGEARGLQHLLRLPAARALRTEPLPLTVPVLTQIRFKV, encoded by the exons ATGCTACATCTTCGGTTTCTTCTTTTCGGGGCCCTGCTCTCGCTGACTGTTACCCCacttgttgccatggagacctgCCCAGCAGGAGGGATGCCTGGGATCCCAG GTATTCCTGGAATGCCGGGCAGAGATGGTCGTGATGGAGAGAAAGGCCAGAAAGGAGAGTCAG GAGTGGTGCGGGCGGACGGCTTTGGGCCAcacaggggggagagaggggagccgGGGCCCAAGGGCTTCGACGGTAAACGTGGTGAGAGCGGGGATCCGGGTGAACCTGGGGACCCCGGGGTGACCGGACCTCCAGGACCACCCGGAGAATACGG TGCTGGAGTTCAGCAGAAGGCGGCGTTCAGCGTGGCCAGAGGGACGTCCGAGTTCCCGGCCGTCGGCAGCGTCATCCGCTTCACCAACGTCATCACCAACATCAACAACGACTACGACACGGAAACAGGGCGCTTCCG GTGCCGCGTCCCAGGAACGTATTACTTCGTGTTCCACGCCTCCACAGTGAACAaactgtgtgtgctgctgaaaCTGGACGGCGCTGAGGTCACGTCCTTCTGCGACACCcgaagcagcaggagacag CGTCCGCCTGTGTCTCCAGGTGACGTCGGGAGGACTGGCCGTGTACGTGTCCAGGGAGCAGGAGCTGTGGCTGGAGACCAAGGACTACGCAGGGATGACGGGGAAGCGCGAGGGCTTCAGCATCTTCTCCGGCTTCCTGCTGCGCGCGCACTGAGGACGGAACCGCTGCCGCTCACGGTCCCAGTTTTAACACAGATCAGGTTTAAAGTGTAA
- the LOC114855982 gene encoding complement C1q subcomponent subunit C-like isoform X3, whose translation MLHLRFLLFGALLSLTVTPLVAMETCPAGGMPGIPGIPGMPGRDGRDGEKGQKGESGVVRADGFGPHRGERGEPGPKGFDGKRGESGDPGEPGDPGVTGPPGPPGEYGSAGVQQKAAFSVARGTSEFPAVGSVIRFTNVITNINNDYDTETGRFRCRVPGTYYFVFHASTVNKLCVLLKLDGAEVTSFCDTRSSRRQVTSGGLAVYVSREQELWLETKDYAGMTGKREGFSIFSGFLLRAH comes from the exons ATGCTACATCTTCGGTTTCTTCTTTTCGGGGCCCTGCTCTCGCTGACTGTTACCCCacttgttgccatggagacctgCCCAGCAGGAGGGATGCCTGGGATCCCAG GTATTCCTGGAATGCCGGGCAGAGATGGTCGTGATGGAGAGAAAGGCCAGAAAGGAGAGTCAG GAGTGGTGCGGGCGGACGGCTTTGGGCCAcacaggggggagagaggggagccgGGGCCCAAGGGCTTCGACGGTAAACGTGGTGAGAGCGGGGATCCGGGTGAACCTGGGGACCCCGGGGTGACCGGACCTCCAGGACCACCCGGAGAATACGG AAGTGCTGGAGTTCAGCAGAAGGCGGCGTTCAGCGTGGCCAGAGGGACGTCCGAGTTCCCGGCCGTCGGCAGCGTCATCCGCTTCACCAACGTCATCACCAACATCAACAACGACTACGACACGGAAACAGGGCGCTTCCG GTGCCGCGTCCCAGGAACGTATTACTTCGTGTTCCACGCCTCCACAGTGAACAaactgtgtgtgctgctgaaaCTGGACGGCGCTGAGGTCACGTCCTTCTGCGACACCcgaagcagcaggagacag GTGACGTCGGGAGGACTGGCCGTGTACGTGTCCAGGGAGCAGGAGCTGTGGCTGGAGACCAAGGACTACGCAGGGATGACGGGGAAGCGCGAGGGCTTCAGCATCTTCTCCGGCTTCCTGCTGCGCGCGCACTGA
- the LOC114855980 gene encoding complement C1q subcomponent subunit C-like produces MGDYYGLAILLGLAMCLISGEGGSCGGQNGEPGVKGDPGRNGLRGAKGEKGEPAVMTEGPVDVGVLLMLKGEAGARGPQGDMGPKGYSGNVGARGQPGEPGLPGPDGRSLGGGQANDQSYSAFSVIRTETSFPQYNKPVTFQKVVVNKPADFNIATGYFTCRVPGVYYFTFNFVSKVSMCLRIASEALPAEKRPGFCDYNRSTEQVLSGAVVLELTVGQRVWLESFSDEQGNDMNDTGKKSIIFNGFLLFSNAE; encoded by the exons ATGGGAGATTATTATGGGCTGGCGATCCTTCTGGGACTGGCCATGTGTCTGATCAGCGGTGAAGGTGGATCCTGTGGAGGACAGAACGGTGAGCCAGGAGTGAAGGGGGACCCGGGAAGGAACGGTTTACGCGGAGCcaagggagagaaaggagagccAG CCGTGATGACCGAAGGTCCGGTGGACGTGGGCGTTCTACTGATGCTGAAGGGTGAAGCAGGGGCTCGAGGGCCACAGGGAGACATGGGCCCCAAAGGTTACAGTGGAAATGTGGGAGCCCGGGGACAGCCCGGAGAGCCCGGCCTCCCCGGCCCCGATGGGAGGAGTCTTG gAGGAGGACAAGCGAATGATCAGAGCTACTCAGCCTTCTCAGTCATCAGGACTGAAACTAGTTTTCCTCAGTATAACAAG ccaGTGACCTTCCAGAAGGTTGTGGTCAACAAACCGGCAGACTTCAACATCGCCACAGGTTACTTCACCTGCAGAGTCCCTGGTGTTTATTACTTCACCTTCAACTTTGTATCCAAG gtcagCATGTGTCTGCGGATCGCCAGTGAAGCTCTGCCGGCAGAGAAACGGCCTGGATTCTGTGATTACAACAGAAGCACTGAGCAG GTCCTGTCGGGGGCCGTGGTCCTGGAGCTGACGGTCGGGCAGAGGGTCTGGCTCGAGTCCTTCAGTGACGAACAGGGAAACGATATGAATGACACTGGTAAAAAAAGCATCATCTTCAACGGCTTCTTGCTCTTCTCAAATGCAGAATGA
- the LOC114855975 gene encoding nuclear factor 7, ovary-like, which translates to MAFQAEEDLTCPICQEIFTEPLVLSCSHSFCRECLFTWWTGKPVQECPVCKRRSSRSEPPRNLALKNLCEALVLERQRSAAAGERLCALHGEKLQLFCLEHQQPACLVCRDSRTHLQHTFRPVHEFAQEHRTRLHGALRPLREKLQLLEQLKGNASQTAEHVKVQATRAEAAIRDQFRRFHEFLQEEEEARIAALREEEEQKSLVMKEQIEALNREISALSDTIRATEEELREDDLVLLQSCKAAGKRAQQRPPLAEHEPLIGALVDVAKHVGNLTFRVWNKMKTLVSYFPVVLDPNTANPEFVLSEDLTVMRHGERQKLPENPERIDYHRSVRGWEALAAGTHSWDVEVGHNAAWFVGVAAESVQKKGRVKSGFWQVEFFNGKYCARWLGDAPAALRVKKRLQRIRVHMDWSRGRLSFSDPDSGTHVHTFTHAFTEKLFPCLGTLDEQPLRILQGKISVTRESS; encoded by the coding sequence ATGGCCTTTCAGGCGGAGGAGGATCTGACGTGTCCGATCTGCCAGGAAATATTCACGGAGCCACTGGTTCTGTCGTGCAGCCACAGCTTCTGCAGGGAGTGCCTGTTCACCTGGTGGACCGGGAAACCCGTGCAGGAATGTCCCGTGTGCAAAAGGAGGTCGTCGCGGAGCGAGCCGCCGCGGAACCTGGCCCTGAAGAACCTGTGCGAGGCCCTGGTTCTGGAGCGGCAGCGCAGCGCGGCCGCGGGGGAGCGGCTCTGCGCTCTGCACGGCGAGAAGCTCCAGCTCTTCTGCCTGGAGCACCAGCAGCCCGCGTGCCTGGTCTGCAGGGACTCCAGGACGCACCTGCAGCACACGTTCAGACCCGTGCACGAGTTTGCGCAGGAGCACAGGACGAGGCTGCACGGCGCCCTGAGGCCTCtgagggagaagctgcagctcctggagcagcttAAAGGCAACGCCAGTCAAACAGCAGAGCACGTCAAGGTCCAGGCGACGCGCGCAGAGGCGGCGATCAGGGACCAGTTCAGGAGGTTCCATGAGtttctgcaggaggaggaggaggcgaggatcGCTGcgctgagggaggaagaggagcagaagagtCTGGTGATGAAGGAGCAGATCGAGGCTCTGAACAGGGAGATATCAGCCCTGTCGGACACAATCAGAGccacggaggaggagctgagggaggacGACCTcgtcctgctgcagagctgcaaagCTGCAGGGAAACGAGCCCAGCAGCGCCCCCCGCTGGCGGAACACGAGCCGCTCATAGGCGCTCTGGTGGACGTGGCCAAGCACGTGGGCAACCTGACCTTCAGGGTCTGGAACAAGATGAAGACTCTGGTCTCCTACTTCCCCGTGGTTCTGGATCCAAACACCGCCAACCCGGAGTTCGTGCTGTCGGAGGATCTCACCGTCATGCGTCACGGAGAGAGACAGAAGCTCCCCGAGAACCCGGAGCGGATCGACTACCACCGCTCCGTCCGCGGATGGGAGGCCCTCGCCGCGGGGACGCACAGCTGGGACGTGGAGGTGGGACACAACGCAGCCTGGTTCGTCGGCGTCGCGGCGGAGTCCGTCCAGAAGAAGGGACGCGTCAAGTCCGGGTTCTGGCAGGTCGAGTTCTTCAATGGCAAATACTGCGCGCGCTGGTTGGGAGACGCCCCCGCTGCGCTGCGCGTGAAGAAGCGGCTGCAGCGCATCAGGGTGCACATGGACTGGAGCCGAGGGAGGCTGTCGTTCTCCGACCCCGACAGcggcacgcacgtgcacacctTCACGCACGCCTTCACCGAGAAGCTCTTCCCGTGTTTGGGGACGTTGGATGAGCAGCCCCTGAGAATACTGCAAGGCAAGATCTCTGTGACGAGAGAGAGCTCGTAG
- the LOC114855969 gene encoding zinc-binding protein A33-like: MASCLERDLSCPVCREIFADPVVLSCSHSFCRACVQKWWREKETCECPVCKERSVQSDPPANLALRNLSETFLLERARKLPAEVCGVHAERLRLFCLDHRQPVCVICRDSKTHTNHKFRPIDEAAQDHRAELQEALKPLQDKLQLLKQVKESCELMAKHIRVQSRNTGKQIKERFKKVREFLQKEEEAMMAALREEEKQKSKKLVEQTEALSRDISAVSDAVRAAEKQLRAEDVSFLQNYKAAAERVRQRPLLDDPHLASGALIDVAKHLGNLTHNIWRKMEVMAPYSPVILDPNTAHPGLVLSEDLTSVSPEDSRKLPDNPERFARLGVVLGSEGFDSGCHRWDVEVGGAAGWVVGVAPQSVQRKGVGAGLWRVGLRDGEYAAVCASDARVPLPLTTKLQRIRVHLDWNRGRLSFIDAETDTDLHTFTHTFTEKLFPFFSSENKLQITQKYTNTLQFVHDIHQ, translated from the coding sequence ATGGCTTCCTGTTTAGAGAGGGACCTCTCCTGCCCGGTCTGCCGTGAGATCTTTGCGGATCCGGTGGTCCTGTCGTGCAGCCACAGCTTCTGTAGAGCCTGTGTGCAGAAATGGTGGCGGGAGAAAGAAACCTGTGAGTGTCCAGTGTGTAAAGAACGGTCTGTGCAGAGCGATCCGCCTGCAAACCTGGCGCTGAGGAACCTGTCGGAGACCTTCCTCCTGGAGCGAGCTCGCAAGCTCCCAGCGGAGGTGTGTGGTGTGCACGCGGAGAGGCTCAGGCTCTTCTGCTTGGACCACCGGCAGCCGGTGTGCGTCATCTGTCGAgactccaaaacacacacaaatcacaagTTCAGACCCATCGATGAAGCTGCACAGGACCACAGAGCGGAGCTGCAAGAAGCCCTGAAACCTCTGcaggacaaactgcagctccttAAACAAGTCAAAGAAAGCTGTGAGCTGATGGCAAAGCACATCAGGGTCCAGAGCCGAAACACAGGGAAGCAGATCAAGGAGCGGTTCAAGAAGGTCCGTGAGTTCCtgcagaaggaagaggaggccatGATGGCTgctctgagggaggaggagaagcagaagagtaaaaagctggtggagcagacggaggctctgagcagagacATTTCAGCTGTGTCCGACGCGGTCAGAGCcgcagagaagcagctgagagCTGAGGACGTCTCCTTCCTGCAGAACTACAAGGCCGCAGCGGAGCGAGTGcggcagcgccccctgctggacgacCCACATCTGGCCTCTGGAGCGCTGATAGACGTGGCCAAACATCTGGGCAACCTCACCCACAACATCTGGAGGAAGATGGAAGTAATGGCCCCCTACAGCCCAGTGATCCTGGACCCGAACACCGCTCACCCAGGCCTGGTTCTGTCTGAAGACCTGACCAGCGTGAGCCCTGAAGACTCGCGGAAGCTGCCCGACAACCCAGAGAGATTTGCCCGTTTGGGCGTCGTCCTGGGCTCCGAGGGCTTCGACTCCGGCTGCCACCGGTGGGACGTGGAGGTGGGCGGCGCTGCCGGCTGGGTCGTGGGCGTGGCGCCTCAGTCCGTCCAGAGGAAGGGCGTGGGGGCGGGGCTGTGGCGCGTCGGGCTGCGGGACGGTGAATACGCGGCCGTGTGCGCGTCGGACGCACGCGTTCCTCTGCCGCTGACGACGAAGCTGCAGAGGATCCGAGTGCATCTGGACTGGAACCGAGGGCGTCTGTCCTTCATCGATGCTGAAACCGACACAgaccttcacaccttcacacacacgtTCACCGAGAAGCTGTTTCCGTTCTTTAGCAGTGAGAATAAACTCCAAATAAcgcaaaaatacacaaacacgctgcagtTCGTTCATGACATTCATCAGTGA
- the LOC114855973 gene encoding deoxyribonuclease gamma yields MKIASFNIQRFGKNKVEDPKILDVLIKTVSQYDIILILEVVDSTAESVQTFLDALNKSNEAAPYTKKLSRRLGQKTYKEQFLFLYRDAVVKLDDSYQFDDVATKGKDVFQRDPFILKFTCHKSVLKDLVLIPVHTKPEGSEKELDELYDVTSYIMDKWKTKNIMILGDFNADGAFVTKKEMKAIRIRTDKNFHWLIEDDVDTTASDKNDNTYDRIVVYGDDLFKAVVPNSAKSFNFQKAFKLTNEQALKVSDHYPVEVELK; encoded by the exons ATGAAAATAGCATCATTTAACATCCAGAGGTTTGGAAAAAACAAAGTGGAAGATCCAAAAATCCTAGATGTCCTGATAAAG ACTGTGTCTCAGTATGACATCATCCTGATCCTGGAGGTGGTGGATTCCACTGCAGAATCTGTTCAAACATTCCTGGACGCACTCAACAA GTCCAATGAGGCGGCTCCGTACACTAAGAAGCTCAGCAGGCGTCTGGGACAGAAAACCTACAAGGAGCAGTTTCTGTTCCTGTATCG GGATGCTGTGGTTAAACTGGACGACTCCTACCAGTTTGATGATGTGGCGACGAAAGGGAAAGATGTTTTCCAGAGAGATCCCTTCATTCTGAAATTTACCTGCCACAAATCAG TGCTGAAGGACCTGGTGCTGATTCCAGTTCACACCAAACCCGAGGGCTCAGAGAAGGAGCTGGATGAGCTGTATGACGTCACCTCGTACATCATGGACAAGTGGAAGACTAAA AACATAATGATCCTGGGTGACTTCAATGCAGATGGAGCGTTTGTCACCAAAAAAGAAATGAAGGCGATTCGGATCCGAACGGACAAGAACTTCCACTGGCTGATTGAGGACGATGTCGACACCACAGCAAGCGACAAAAACGACAACACGTATGACAG GATTGTGGTCTATGGAGATGACTTGTTCAAGGCCGTCGTTCCAAACTCGGCCAAATCCTTCAACTTCCAGAAGGCCTTTAAACTCACCAACGAGCAG GCTCTGAAGGTCAGCGATCATTAccctgtggaggtggagctgaaataa
- the tma7 gene encoding translation machinery-associated protein 7 translates to MSGREGGKKKPLKAPKKQSKEMDDDEMAFKQKQKEEQKALDALKAKASGKGPLGGGGIKKSGKK, encoded by the exons ATGTCTGGTAGAGAAG gAGGCAAAAAGAAACCACTGAAGGCACCAAAGAAACAGAGCAAGGAAATGGATGAC GATGAAATGGCCttcaagcagaagcagaaggaagAACAGAAAGCTTTGGATGCACTGAAGGCGAAAGCTTCAGGGAAAGGACCTCTAG GCGGTGGTGGGATCAAGAAGTCGGGCAAAAAGTAA